In Rhineura floridana isolate rRhiFlo1 chromosome 4, rRhiFlo1.hap2, whole genome shotgun sequence, the sequence tccaagctctggattggtAGAAAAGGCTACTAGATTTATTATCGGTGAATACTTGCATCTATAGGATATAATGGCAGGGGGGGCATCTAACATATAATACCACTAcctaggaacttaggaagctcccttataccgagtcataccattgatccatctagctcagtacactgactgggagcagctctccaacTTTAGAatggggacattctcagccctacctggagatgccaggactttctgcatgcaaaggaggtgctctaccactgaactatggtccttccccaaaattatggttaggaacataggacgctgccttagaccaagttacacaattggtccatctagcttacaattgtcaacactgactggcagtggctctctggggtttcagacaggagcctctcctaaccctacctggagataccagggatggaacctggggctTTTgccatgcaaatcagatgctctaccactgggctacagaTTTATTGCCTGTCTTCTTGGAGACTAGTCCCTCTGTACGGAAAAGGCAATGTTAAGAAGCCACAGAtcagaagaaaaaatattttgtatgCACTGCAATAAGTGGCACTGCTGtaactatattttatttaataaaatatatttcttctTAAACACTCTGCATTTTCCTTGGAGAAACAGTGTCTCTGTAGTATATAATTGTATGCATTGATATATCTCCTTTGTAGGAGTTAGGGGAAAGGTGAGGTGGGCAGATTTGTGAATGCCAATTTAATCTATTATACTTTACTGTTTTTAGGAAATAAGGAATTAATCCTTGGTTGTCTTTACAAGGCAAATGAGGATCCACTGTCTTTTTTAAACTGTCGCCACCATGAGTTTCAGTAGAAACTAATCTGAAAGTCTTATTGTGCGGGTCTCTGCGAGTCTCCTTTTGAGGCTGCAATGTCCCTTTGCCAAGTTTTCACAAAGAACTTAAAAGACCCCCACCCATTTTTACATTCCCCTCACTCACAGAAGAGCctgttcttctccctcccctaaTTCCCAGGCTGAATAGGGTGGCTAGTCCAACCAGCTCTGTTGACCCAGTGGCCTGATCCAATCATCAAACAGACTGAAAATCTTCCTGCCcccaactccccctccctcctcaaaggagaaatgtgaaggcctgggtGGAGTCAACAATGTAAGTTATTTTCGAGTTTGCATGTCGCTTCTCTCAGTAAAGTGGTTGAGGTAGAGCGAATGTGCAGGTTTCTAACATTGGAATACTAACAACTGCTCTTGCACCAGTCTCAGTCAAGCTGCTCTTTCTCATTCAACAGCTAAGATGGTTGAAGCATTCTGTGCTACCTGGAAGCTGATTGACAGCCAGAACTTTGATGAGTACATGAAGGCACTGGGTATGTAGAAAGGAACTGCTAAAGTCATCCTGTCCGTGGTGGAATTGtaattgttgacaattttttcctTAGCGCACTCGGTTTTGGGATTTTGCAAAGGATTAACTAATTAGAGACAATCTAATAATACTggctaacatttttttaaatattttaaataagtatgCATTGCTGTAGACAAAATGAAATATGTCCTCTAATGTGGCTCTATATAAACTAATTCACAGGTTAAATTGCTTCGATTTAAGTAGATGCAGTTTGTGAGCCTAAATATGCTTGTGAAGAAGTTTCATTCAAACTGAGGTGACTTACTTAGAAGTGAGAACCTAAGGATGTGTGCTTGGATTGgaagtgtattttatttattaaatttacttgTTTTAAAGTAAATATAGTTAGGATTTGGGTGTGGGTATAAATATACATAGAGCCAGATTGCTAGTATCATTTAAATGGATGGTACATCCAAGTAAATATTCTTAGGAATCATAGCCTAATAATATGAGCATACTTATTTAAAAGTTCTACAAAACTTTCCATTGACAATGAATGGACTACAGTGCTCATCAAATTAAGTATCTGAGCATAACTGAATTGGAAACCAAGTTCTCTTTTAGTATAGCTCTCATGGGAACTGCTATGTGTGTGAGTTCATAAAGTGGCTGAGGGACAATCAGAGTGCTTTGCTCAGTTCTATAAAGGACTGCTAGTGCTGTGTATAGCTGTATTATTTATGGGAAATAAATGACATCTGTTGCAGTAACAGAGGCAGATACAAATCTGGTGCTGATTAGAGAAAAATACCATCTATGTGAGCAAAATATGGTAGTCACTCAGTAGACAAAGTAATAACATGCATCACTGATGGCTGTATATCCTCATTACTGCATGGTGAGTTATCTGAAGCAAGTACTGGAAGAAGGAGAATCTCTATGTGCATAGAAAAGTATACAATTAATTGAAATGTGGATGACtgaacagaaaaataaatttcaTGAGATCTTATCCTTTGCAcgtttactctcaagtaagtccCATTAGTTTAGTGGGGATGTCTCCTATGTAACTGTACACAGGATCGCAGACTTAATGTTCCTATCTTTACTACAATCACTTTATCTTGGTTTGGTGTGATCTCTTCCATAGTCCTGATTTTGTTAGCAGTCTTGAAGATAtcagtggaaaggtgggatataactacaataaataagcaggaggaggaggtacATATACTTCACTGGAGATATTTAAGCTGAGGCTGCATGGCTGTATGTCAGAGGTACCATAGTTGCTTCCTGCATTGACTAGATGATCTTCAAAGTACCTTTGAACTATAACATTTATGTGTTTCTATGAAACGAGTGTTTCTAGGTAAAATATGATTATTTGaataagcaaaacaacaacaacaaaaacaactccTCCCCTAAACTTCAGAATCCAATATATGAAATAATccagtttcattatttttatttttttaaaaaaaatcttaggaGTTGGCTTTGCTACTCGTCAAGTCGGGAATGTTACTAAACCAACTGTGATCATCTGCCAGGAAGGAGGCAAAGTGGTGATCAGGACCCAGAGCACCTTCAAGAACACAGAAATCAGCTTCAACCTGGGAGAAGTATTTGATGAAATTACCGCAGATGACAGGAACTGCAAAGTAAGGAAGAAACAGCTTCTTTCTGCAGCAGTTATTTTAAAATGATCTTTTCAGAATTGACAGTAAATAAAGTGTCTGTGTCATTGAAAGGAGCACAGAATAGGTCTTAAGgaagcaggaaagaaaaaaagaaaagtttcgACTTTCACATATTATGCATATTCAAACAATAAAGAcagaggattttattttatttatcttacaatttcagttatgatgcAAAGCATACCTACTTGGAATATGTATTCAAACCAACGGGAATTGGTTTTCAATAAATGCATGTAGTATAGGGGTGTGATCATATTCTTGCCCATCTTCTTGAAGGCCTCTGGGAGTGGTGACATCACACCCCCTCGGTGGAGGCCTCTGGGCATGGAAGGTGGGCACAGTGTGTTCAAAGAACATTCTTGACCCCATTATGCCTTGCTTCATTGCTGCGTCTCAGAATCTGTTGGGTAATAGTGGGT encodes:
- the FABP7 gene encoding fatty acid-binding protein, brain, which produces MVEAFCATWKLIDSQNFDEYMKALGVGFATRQVGNVTKPTVIICQEGGKVVIRTQSTFKNTEISFNLGEVFDEITADDRNCKSVVTMDGDKLVHVQKWDDKETTFVREIKDGKMVMTLTFGDIVAVRQYEKA